In a single window of the Caloranaerobacter ferrireducens genome:
- a CDS encoding haloacid dehalogenase-like hydrolase encodes MIKRILDLNTSDIYKMSKNEIIQSIRAAEGRTVVSEVVGVYPPLYGDVSNVELVCAFGADIVLLNFYDVNNPQVLGLPIEKGKKVVSEIKRLTGRFVGINLEPVDLDAELVEKRVELPNGRLATPENVKKAIEHGIDMVVLTGNPKTGVTNKKIVDSIKEIRDKVGNDIIIISGKMHGAGSIHESGGGIIDEKTIVEFIEAGSDIILLPAPGTVPGMTTQYAKMLIDVIHKYGALAMTTIGTSQEGADENTIKTIALNSKMAGADMHHIGDAGFTGVAIPENIMAYSIAIRGKRHTYRRMARSVNR; translated from the coding sequence ATGATAAAGAGAATTCTCGACTTAAATACTTCTGATATATACAAAATGTCAAAGAATGAGATTATTCAAAGTATAAGGGCTGCTGAAGGAAGAACTGTTGTTTCTGAAGTTGTAGGTGTATACCCTCCTCTTTATGGAGATGTTAGTAATGTTGAATTAGTATGTGCTTTTGGTGCTGATATAGTGCTTTTAAACTTCTATGACGTAAACAATCCTCAAGTTTTAGGATTACCTATAGAAAAAGGAAAAAAAGTAGTAAGTGAGATAAAAAGATTAACTGGTAGATTTGTAGGCATAAACTTAGAACCAGTAGATTTAGATGCTGAATTAGTTGAAAAACGTGTAGAATTACCAAATGGAAGATTAGCAACACCAGAGAATGTAAAAAAAGCTATTGAACATGGTATCGATATGGTAGTTTTAACTGGGAATCCTAAAACTGGAGTTACAAATAAAAAGATAGTAGATTCAATAAAAGAAATAAGAGACAAAGTAGGAAACGACATTATTATAATTTCTGGTAAAATGCATGGTGCTGGTAGTATACATGAATCAGGTGGAGGAATAATTGATGAAAAAACAATTGTAGAGTTTATTGAAGCTGGCAGTGATATTATACTTTTACCTGCTCCTGGGACTGTGCCTGGAATGACTACCCAATATGCTAAAATGCTAATAGATGTTATTCACAAATACGGAGCATTAGCTATGACAACTATTGGGACTTCACAAGAAGGAGCTGATGAAAATACAATAAAGACAATTGCTTTAAACAGCAAAATGGCCGGTGCTGATATGCATCATATAGGAGATGCGGGTTTTACTGGAGTAGCTATACCTGAGAATATTATGGCTTATTCTATTGCCATAAGAGGAAAAAGACATACTTATAGAAGAATGGCAAGATCAGTAAATAGATAA
- the nagB gene encoding glucosamine-6-phosphate deaminase, with protein MKIVVVKDYEEMSRKAANIVASQIILKPDSVIGLATGDTPKGVYRELIKLYNNGDIDFANIKTFNLDEYYGLPKENPQSYHYYMMENLFNHVNIKKENVHIPNGMAESIEKECEEYEKKIQQARGIDLQVLGIGRNGHIGFNEPALKFEAKTHLVELDEDTIKANSRFFNSIQEVPTKAISMGIKTIMHARKIILLASGKEKAEAIYKAVKGKITPEVPASVLQLHPDVILIADKKAASLL; from the coding sequence ATGAAAATAGTAGTTGTAAAGGATTATGAGGAAATGAGCAGAAAAGCAGCAAATATAGTAGCAAGTCAGATTATACTAAAACCAGATAGCGTTATAGGTCTTGCGACAGGTGATACACCAAAGGGAGTGTATAGAGAATTAATAAAACTTTACAATAATGGGGATATAGACTTTGCCAACATAAAGACATTTAACTTAGATGAATATTATGGTTTGCCAAAAGAAAATCCACAAAGTTATCACTACTACATGATGGAAAACTTATTTAATCACGTAAACATAAAAAAAGAAAATGTACATATTCCAAATGGGATGGCAGAAAGTATTGAAAAAGAATGTGAAGAATACGAAAAAAAGATACAACAAGCGAGAGGTATAGATTTACAAGTATTAGGAATTGGAAGAAATGGACATATAGGTTTTAATGAGCCAGCCTTAAAATTTGAAGCTAAAACACATTTAGTAGAACTTGATGAAGATACAATAAAAGCAAATTCTAGATTCTTTAATTCAATACAGGAAGTTCCTACTAAAGCAATAAGTATGGGAATAAAGACTATAATGCATGCAAGGAAGATTATTCTGCTTGCTTCCGGAAAAGAAAAAGCAGAGGCTATATATAAAGCAGTTAAAGGTAAAATTACACCAGAAGTACCTGCATCTGTATTACAACTACATCCAGATGTTATCCTTATAGCTGATAAGAAAGCAGCTTCATTATTATAG
- the nagA gene encoding N-acetylglucosamine-6-phosphate deacetylase codes for MKKIYGLINGKIIHKDSIIENKVLIFNEKIIDISDLQEIDRYKNIDLIDVKGKFISPGFIDIHIHGAGGSDIMDGTIESITNISNTIAKTGVTGFLPTTMTMDRDTIYKALNIVRQATYLDIQGAKVLGVHMEGPFINEKYKGAQNAKYILKPDFEFIKEYLDIIKIITLAPEMDEGYKFLQKMKDYSNITLSIGHSNATYDQAKKSIKSGIKHATHLFNAMTPMHHRDPGIVGAVFNSNITCELIADKIHVHPAIFQILIDIKGIENLVLITDSMRAGCMKEGIYELGGQKVIVKNSSARLENNTLAGSILTLNKAVKNILENTNIKLHEVIKLVTQNPAKVIGIDKNKGSLNIGKDADITVFDEDLNIYFTVVEGKIVFNKL; via the coding sequence ATGAAGAAAATATATGGCCTTATCAATGGGAAAATAATACATAAAGATTCAATCATAGAAAACAAAGTATTAATATTTAACGAAAAGATAATTGACATTTCAGATTTACAAGAAATAGATAGATATAAAAATATAGACTTAATAGATGTTAAAGGAAAATTCATATCACCTGGTTTTATTGATATTCACATACATGGTGCTGGTGGAAGTGATATTATGGATGGCACTATAGAGTCTATAACAAACATTAGCAACACTATAGCAAAAACTGGAGTCACAGGCTTTTTACCAACTACAATGACTATGGATAGAGATACTATATATAAAGCGCTAAATATAGTAAGACAAGCTACCTATCTAGATATTCAAGGAGCAAAAGTATTAGGAGTACACATGGAAGGACCTTTTATAAATGAAAAATATAAAGGTGCTCAAAATGCAAAATATATTTTAAAGCCTGACTTCGAATTTATCAAAGAGTACTTAGACATTATTAAAATAATTACACTAGCACCAGAAATGGATGAGGGGTATAAATTTTTACAAAAAATGAAGGATTATAGTAATATAACTCTTTCTATTGGCCATTCTAATGCAACTTATGACCAGGCAAAAAAATCTATCAAAAGTGGAATAAAACACGCCACACATCTTTTTAATGCAATGACTCCTATGCATCATAGAGATCCAGGAATAGTAGGGGCAGTTTTTAACAGTAACATTACATGTGAATTAATAGCAGATAAAATTCATGTACACCCAGCTATTTTTCAAATACTCATAGACATAAAAGGTATAGAAAATTTAGTACTTATAACTGATTCGATGAGAGCTGGATGTATGAAAGAAGGTATATATGAACTAGGGGGTCAAAAAGTCATAGTAAAGAATAGCTCAGCAAGATTAGAAAATAACACTTTAGCTGGAAGTATATTAACGTTAAATAAAGCAGTAAAAAATATCTTAGAAAACACCAATATTAAACTACATGAAGTTATTAAATTAGTTACACAAAATCCAGCTAAAGTGATAGGAATAGATAAAAATAAAGGTAGTCTTAATATAGGTAAAGATGCAGACATAACAGTTTTTGATGAAGATTTAAATATATATTTTACTGTTGTAGAAGGTAAAATTGTTTTTAATAAACTCTAA
- the nagE gene encoding N-acetylglucosamine-specific PTS transporter subunit IIBC, whose protein sequence is MRNSFGKVQKIGKALMLPIAVLPAAALLLRLGASDIFNIPFVMKAGEAIFANLALLFAIGVAIGLSFDNGGAAGLAGAVGYLVLTNAIVTINPDINMSVLAGIISGIVAGVLYNKFHNIKLPDWLGFFGGKRFVPIVTAAVSIVLALIFGYVWPPIQNGIHAAGEWIIGAGAIGVFTFGALNRLLIPFGLHHVINSFIWFVFGQYGDATGDLSRFFAGDPTAGSFMAGFYPIFMFALPAAALAMITMAKPENRKAISGAMISVAFTSFLTGITEPVEFIFMFLAPVLYITHAVLTGLSLAVVHILGIRHGFGFSAGAIDYFLNMGLATKGWLLIPIGLVFGLIYYLVFVYVIKKLDLPTPGRLDEESSSVDSEIESKGLSGVASAYIEKLGGIENIEEIDACITRLRLTLKDASIVDDTELKKLGASGVLRPNNKNMQVVVGTKAEIIADEMKRLMAKNKVES, encoded by the coding sequence GTGAGAAATTCATTTGGTAAAGTTCAAAAAATTGGTAAAGCGTTGATGCTACCAATAGCTGTATTACCAGCAGCAGCACTATTACTTAGATTAGGAGCTAGCGACATATTTAATATTCCTTTTGTAATGAAAGCTGGGGAAGCTATATTTGCTAATCTTGCTTTACTATTTGCTATAGGTGTTGCAATCGGATTATCTTTTGATAATGGTGGAGCAGCAGGTTTAGCAGGTGCTGTTGGTTATCTTGTTTTAACTAATGCTATAGTTACTATTAATCCAGATATAAATATGAGCGTACTTGCAGGTATAATTTCTGGTATTGTAGCAGGTGTTTTATATAATAAATTTCATAATATTAAACTACCTGACTGGTTAGGTTTTTTTGGGGGTAAAAGATTTGTACCAATTGTTACAGCTGCTGTAAGTATAGTATTAGCACTTATTTTCGGTTATGTATGGCCTCCTATTCAAAATGGTATTCATGCAGCTGGTGAATGGATAATAGGAGCTGGAGCTATAGGAGTATTTACTTTTGGAGCATTAAACAGATTATTGATTCCATTTGGATTACATCATGTAATCAATAGTTTTATTTGGTTTGTATTTGGCCAATATGGAGATGCGACTGGAGATTTAAGCAGATTCTTTGCTGGAGATCCAACTGCAGGTTCATTCATGGCAGGTTTTTATCCAATATTTATGTTTGCACTTCCTGCAGCAGCTTTAGCGATGATTACAATGGCTAAGCCTGAAAATAGAAAGGCAATTAGTGGAGCAATGATTAGTGTTGCATTTACATCTTTCCTTACTGGTATAACTGAACCAGTAGAATTCATATTTATGTTTTTAGCTCCGGTTCTATATATAACACATGCTGTACTTACAGGTTTATCATTGGCTGTAGTCCATATTTTAGGTATTAGGCACGGTTTTGGTTTTTCTGCTGGAGCTATAGATTATTTCTTAAATATGGGATTAGCTACAAAAGGCTGGCTATTAATACCTATTGGTTTAGTTTTTGGGTTAATTTACTACTTAGTTTTTGTTTATGTAATCAAGAAATTAGATTTACCTACTCCAGGTAGATTAGATGAAGAAAGTAGCTCAGTAGACAGTGAAATAGAAAGCAAGGGGTTATCAGGGGTAGCATCAGCATATATAGAAAAACTTGGTGGAATAGAAAATATTGAAGAAATAGATGCTTGTATTACAAGACTTAGATTAACATTAAAAGATGCTTCTATAGTTGATGATACAGAACTTAAAAAACTAGGAGCATCTGGTGTGCTTAGACCTAATAACAAAAATATGCAAGTTGTTGTAGGTACTAAGGCTGAAATAATAGCAGATGAAATGAAAAGGCTAATGGCTAAAAATAAAGTTGAATCCTAA
- a CDS encoding GntR family transcriptional regulator translates to MRKVSKQNPLPLYYQLKEIIQEMIENEELKPGDPVPPERELCEIHGISRMTARKAIMALVNEGILYREQGKGTFVSEPKIKQQLSQLRGFTEEMAEKGLKTDTQILSFKIKEATKKIRSHLNMDEKNNKVIEIRRLRIVEDEPFAIEIVWIPFNMCPDLQKDMLEGKSLYKIFKEKYGYTLDYAKQTIEPIMLNEYESDLLNLDIKSLALLFRRKTYLDDGRVIEYTKAIYRSDKYKYEVLLKS, encoded by the coding sequence TTGAGAAAAGTATCAAAACAAAATCCTTTACCTTTATATTATCAGTTAAAGGAAATAATTCAAGAAATGATAGAAAATGAAGAATTAAAGCCAGGAGATCCAGTGCCTCCTGAAAGAGAATTATGTGAAATTCATGGTATAAGTAGAATGACTGCTAGAAAGGCAATAATGGCATTAGTGAATGAAGGGATATTATATAGAGAACAAGGAAAAGGTACATTCGTTTCTGAACCTAAAATCAAACAACAGCTTTCACAATTAAGAGGTTTTACAGAAGAGATGGCTGAAAAGGGATTAAAAACTGATACTCAGATATTGTCTTTTAAAATAAAAGAAGCTACTAAAAAGATTAGAAGCCATCTAAATATGGATGAAAAAAATAATAAGGTTATAGAAATAAGAAGATTGAGGATAGTAGAAGATGAACCTTTTGCTATTGAGATTGTATGGATACCATTTAATATGTGCCCTGACTTACAAAAAGATATGCTTGAAGGCAAATCGCTTTATAAGATTTTTAAAGAAAAATACGGTTATACTTTGGATTATGCTAAACAAACAATAGAACCTATAATGTTAAATGAATATGAAAGTGACTTATTAAACTTAGACATAAAATCATTAGCTTTACTATTTAGAAGAAAGACATATTTAGATGATGGTAGAGTTATTGAATATACAAAGGCTATCTATAGAAGTGATAAATACAAATATGAAGTTCTTCTTAAGTCATAA
- a CDS encoding PTS sugar transporter subunit IIA, giving the protein MFKFLRKIRSRDILAPMMGKIINIENVPDEVFSQKMVGDGIAIEPTDGIVVAPCDGKIIQLFPTNHAIGIETEEGLQILIHIGIDTVELKGEGFKSYVVKDDYVKAGDKLLEVDLEYLKKKGKSIISPIVITNMELVDSLNKMKGFVKVSSDLIMKINLKAK; this is encoded by the coding sequence ATGTTTAAATTTTTAAGAAAGATCAGAAGTAGAGATATTTTAGCACCTATGATGGGCAAAATAATAAACATTGAAAATGTACCAGATGAAGTTTTTTCACAGAAGATGGTTGGTGATGGGATAGCTATTGAACCTACTGATGGAATTGTTGTTGCACCTTGTGATGGAAAGATAATACAGCTATTTCCTACAAATCATGCCATAGGTATAGAGACTGAAGAAGGTTTGCAAATACTTATACATATAGGAATTGATACTGTTGAGTTAAAAGGAGAAGGTTTTAAAAGCTATGTTGTTAAAGATGATTATGTTAAAGCTGGAGATAAATTACTTGAGGTTGATTTGGAATATTTAAAGAAAAAAGGAAAATCAATTATTAGTCCTATAGTTATAACCAATATGGAGTTAGTTGATAGTTTAAATAAAATGAAAGGATTTGTGAAGGTTTCTAGTGATTTGATAATGAAGATAAATCTAAAAGCTAAGTAA
- the murQ gene encoding N-acetylmuramic acid 6-phosphate etherase → MNNIIVEGRNINTLNIDKLSTLEIIEKINNEDKKVAYAVEKEKSNIAKAVDLIVESFNKGGRLFYVGSGTSGKLGVLDASECPPTFGVDDSMVQGIISGGEKALSGWLEHTEDDEKLAIEDMRKRKVNFKDIVVGISASGNTSYVIKAIEYAKEIGAKTVGLMCNSKGKLKEICDITICVEVGPEVIMGSTRMKAGTAQKMVLNMLSTASMIKIGKVYSNLMINVRPINKKLRKRVEEIVYLATGAEEKLIKDILEKCDYDAKLAIIMIKKNVNLIEAKNILDNHGGIKYV, encoded by the coding sequence TTGAACAATATAATTGTTGAAGGGAGAAATATAAATACGTTAAATATCGATAAATTGTCTACTCTTGAAATAATAGAGAAAATAAATAATGAAGATAAAAAAGTTGCTTATGCAGTTGAAAAGGAAAAGAGCAATATTGCTAAAGCTGTAGATTTAATTGTAGAAAGTTTTAACAAAGGTGGAAGGCTGTTTTATGTAGGTAGTGGTACAAGTGGGAAATTAGGAGTACTTGATGCATCTGAATGTCCTCCTACATTTGGAGTAGATGATTCTATGGTACAAGGCATCATATCAGGAGGAGAGAAGGCATTAAGTGGATGGCTTGAACATACAGAAGATGATGAAAAACTAGCAATCGAAGATATGAGAAAAAGAAAAGTGAACTTTAAAGATATTGTGGTTGGAATAAGTGCTAGTGGTAATACCTCTTATGTTATAAAAGCAATTGAATATGCAAAAGAAATTGGCGCTAAAACTGTAGGTCTTATGTGTAATAGTAAAGGGAAATTAAAAGAGATTTGTGATATTACTATTTGTGTAGAAGTAGGACCAGAGGTAATTATGGGTTCTACTAGAATGAAAGCAGGAACAGCACAAAAAATGGTTTTAAATATGCTTAGTACTGCATCTATGATCAAAATAGGAAAAGTTTATAGTAATCTCATGATAAATGTTAGACCTATAAACAAAAAACTTAGAAAAAGAGTAGAAGAAATCGTTTATTTAGCGACAGGTGCAGAAGAAAAACTAATTAAAGATATTCTAGAAAAATGCGATTATGATGCTAAATTAGCAATTATTATGATTAAGAAGAATGTAAATTTAATAGAGGCCAAAAATATTCTAGATAATCATGGAGGTATTAAATATGTTTAA
- the hepT gene encoding type VII toxin-antitoxin system HepT family RNase toxin, whose product MVNKRVIKERLNQLILSIKKIERYKTLSLDEFLKDEIAQDVVEYNLFIAINMIVDIATHVVTDNNYGYPQSMAESFEILYKENLISQEELEMYRKMVGFRNILAHEYIKINKKIVYNIMRNDLDTFKKFILFIDGNFML is encoded by the coding sequence ATGGTAAATAAGAGAGTAATAAAAGAAAGGCTTAATCAGTTAATTCTTTCTATAAAGAAAATTGAAAGGTATAAAACTTTATCATTGGATGAATTTTTGAAAGATGAGATAGCTCAAGATGTAGTTGAGTATAACCTTTTTATTGCGATAAATATGATTGTAGATATAGCGACTCATGTAGTAACTGATAATAATTATGGTTATCCACAAAGCATGGCAGAGTCCTTTGAAATATTATATAAAGAAAATTTAATATCACAAGAAGAATTAGAAATGTATAGAAAAATGGTAGGTTTCAGAAATATTTTAGCCCACGAATACATTAAGATTAATAAAAAGATAGTGTATAACATTATGAGGAACGATTTAGATACCTTTAAAAAATTTATCTTATTTATTGATGGAAATTTTATGTTATAA
- the mntA gene encoding type VII toxin-antitoxin system MntA family adenylyltransferase antitoxin, producing the protein MDILEKCKEVLLNNPQIIFAYVFGSYARGTSDENSDIDIAIYLNDKEMSAKDYLDLKIRLESICKRKVDLIILNESPPLLKYEVYLDGILLFTRDEIAESNFKVHTLFEYEDMKRYLDMSYNAMIRNLRKEVKEYGK; encoded by the coding sequence GTGGATATCTTAGAAAAATGCAAAGAAGTTTTATTAAATAATCCACAGATAATTTTTGCTTATGTATTTGGTTCTTATGCAAGAGGTACTAGTGATGAAAATAGTGATATTGATATTGCAATATATTTAAATGATAAAGAAATGAGTGCAAAAGACTATTTAGATTTAAAAATTAGACTTGAGAGTATATGCAAAAGAAAAGTAGATTTAATAATATTAAACGAATCACCGCCTTTATTGAAATATGAGGTTTATTTAGATGGTATATTACTTTTTACAAGAGATGAAATTGCAGAAAGTAACTTTAAAGTCCATACGCTTTTTGAATATGAAGATATGAAAAGATATTTAGATATGTCTTATAATGCAATGATAAGGAATTTAAGGAAAGAGGTTAAGGAATATGGTAAATAA
- a CDS encoding response regulator transcription factor, translating to MDKIMMVDDEKKIIHMISEFMKVNGIEVIPAYSGKDAIEKLDKDIKLIILDINMDNLDGLETCKIIRQKNNIPILFLSARSSQYDKVLGLGIGADDYITKPFDPIELVARVKAHIRRYKEYNKSPSSRNVIRFDNIEIYRNIYKVIKDGNEINLSTTEFNLLLFFADNSYTVLTRKQILNHVWESELYDENIVNTYVKRLRDKIEDDKANPKYIKSVRGIGYIFEAQISVI from the coding sequence GTGGATAAAATTATGATGGTTGATGATGAAAAGAAAATTATTCACATGATAAGTGAGTTTATGAAAGTAAATGGAATCGAAGTTATACCAGCTTATAGTGGTAAAGATGCTATTGAAAAATTGGATAAAGATATTAAACTTATAATTTTAGATATAAATATGGATAACCTAGATGGATTGGAAACATGTAAGATTATTAGGCAAAAAAACAATATACCCATATTGTTTTTAAGTGCTAGATCAAGTCAGTACGATAAGGTTTTAGGACTTGGGATTGGTGCAGATGATTATATAACAAAACCCTTTGATCCTATAGAACTCGTAGCAAGAGTAAAAGCTCATATAAGGCGATATAAAGAATATAACAAGTCGCCTTCAAGTAGAAATGTGATTAGATTTGACAATATAGAAATATATAGAAATATTTATAAAGTTATAAAAGATGGAAATGAAATTAACTTGTCAACAACTGAATTTAATCTACTGTTATTTTTTGCAGATAATTCATATACTGTTTTAACTAGAAAACAGATTTTAAATCATGTATGGGAAAGTGAGTTGTACGATGAAAATATAGTAAATACATATGTAAAGAGATTAAGAGATAAAATAGAAGACGATAAAGCAAATCCCAAATATATAAAATCAGTAAGAGGGATAGGTTACATATTTGAGGCCCAAATATCCGTAATATGA